The following proteins come from a genomic window of Panicum hallii strain FIL2 chromosome 8, PHallii_v3.1, whole genome shotgun sequence:
- the LOC112903381 gene encoding uncharacterized protein LOC112903381: MEAGFGPHTPNVYNVHVKVQGFITVDENGKKTYTRSLIRDFIIDRAQISLEFLISSLKSGISLGSNQCISLWVYDKRLGEDILLESEYQIADVLNMYEVEKHLMLVASITIDNEEPKCVITPEGQQASASVEAECAIDDDEDEPELPIVFDISEEYVGVDDEYIYGINPNRTGASAAIETETATPNAAADVGAISASATAEPAPPNADNEPALSNAAGYASHVEPEINDVDTQEIIVIHNPIEPDIRVDAVFSDIVNFRKAIRQHAIIQGFELANIKTDPTRFRADCASEGCPWRIHASRLQDDRTIQIKKLPFNHNCCTTKQCESKMASQSWVADRLAEWVKTNPDKGAKFAKEKIEEEYRIKLRYSKAWAGLRLAKQQVHGTYNESFQHLFNWAAEIARICPGSVLEYDVHKVGNKDRFKRIFVALKPCIDGFLDGCRPYIALDATRLLGTYSGQLAAATSVDGHNWLFYVAFAIFDSETTDNWMWFLNNLKRAIGSPPGLVISSDACKGLEIAVDAVYPEAENRECMRHLYANFMRKYRGPIFTQHLYPAARSYTEDQFKWHLKKIHEAFPDAIAWLENNHYRIWYRSGFSELCKCDYLTNNISESFNKQIKHLRGLLVHELVDELRELIMEKMAFRREIGRKMDDGILPSVIMDLNKATKNLRVVKCAKSDDDFAEVTLVDSDNITRRHTVDLQNHKCSCRQWQVTGKPCNHALAWICANRGKIADYVHEYYSVNKFRAAYAGMVPPMRDKTLLPMVDLGYKLYPPKQKRAAGRPKVTRIRGFLEPGRKTVRCKRCGGLGHFQKTCKMAEASDEDTSDATPQPKRKRTSDEGQTSKKRKNSNEQKGASKKKKKTAPKKKASNKENNTPAKKKTTPKKKRKTPKKKKALAESSAPPPKVIKKLLDYLKDLSLPSE, encoded by the exons ATGGAGGCGGGATTTGGGCCGCACACTCC GAACGTGTACAATGTACATGTTAAGGTTCAAGGATTCATTACCGTTGACGAAAATGGTAAAAAAACTTACACCAGAAGCTTAATTCGGGATTTCATAATTGATAGAGCACAAATTTCTTTGGAATTTCTGATCAGTAGCTTAAAATCTGGGATAAGCTTGGGTTCGAACCAATGTATTTCATTGTGGGTGTACGACAAGAGGTTAGGGGAGGACATTCTACTGGAGTCAGAGTATCAGATTGCAGATGTGCTTAACATGTATGAGGTAGAGAAACATTTGATGCTAGTTGCTTCTATTACTATTGACAATGAGGAACCTAAATGTGTCATAACACCCGAGGGTCAGCAAGCTAGTGCATCTGTAGAGGCAGAGTGTGCAATAGATGACGATGAAGATGAACCTGAACTACCAATAGTGTTTGACATCTCTGAGGAGTATGTGGGTGTTGATGATGAGTACATATATGGTATTAACCCAAATCGTACTGGTGCTAGTGCTGCTATTGAAACTGAGACTGCAACTCCTAATGCTGCGGCTGATGTAGGAGCAATTTCTGCTAGTGCTACCGCTGAACCTGCACCTCCTAATGCTGATAATGAACCTGCACTTTCTAATGCTGCTGGGTATGCATCTCATGTTGAGCCAGAGATTAATGATGTTGACACACAAGAGATTATAGTCATTCACAACCCAATAGAACCGGACATTCGGGTGGACGCCGTTTTTTCCGACATAGTCAATTTCAGAAAAGCCATTAGGCAACATGCAATTATACAAGGTTTTGAGTTAGCTAATATTAAGACAGATCCCACAAGATTCAGAGCTGATTGCGCGAGTGAAGGTTGCCCATGGCGTATTCATGCATCAAGGTTGCAGGACGACCGAACAATTCAG ATAAAGAAGTTACCATTCAATCACAATTGTTGCACAACAAAACAATGTGAAAGCAAGATGGCTTCTCAGAGTTGGGTTGCAGACAGGCTTGCTGAATGGGTTAAGACAAATCCAGATAAGGGAGCGAAGTTTGCTAAAGAAAAGATAGAAGAAGAGTACAGAATAAAGCTTAGGTACTCAAAGGCTTGGGCTGGACTTAGGCTTGCAAAACAACAAGTTCATGGTACATACAATGAGAGTTTCCAACATCTGTTCAATTGGGCAGCTGAAATAGCGAGGATATGTCCAGGTTCAGTTTTGGAGTATGATGTTCACAAGGTTGGTAATAAGGACAGGTTCAAGAGGATTTTTGTAGCATTGAAGCCATGTATAGATGGATTTTTGGATGGTTGCAGACCGTACATTGCTCTAGATGCAACTAGACTTCTTGGAACATATAGTGGTCAGCTTGCTGCAGCTACATCGGTTGATGGTCACAATTGGCTTTTTTATGTTGCATTTGCCATTTTTGATTCAGAGACAACTGACAACTGGATGTGGTTCTTGAACAACTTGAAGAGAGCCATAGGTAGCCCACCAGGTCTAGTAATATCTTCTGATGCATGTAAGGGCTTGGAAATTGCTGTAGACGCAGTGTATCCAGAAGCTGAGAACAGAGAGTGTATGAGGCACCTATATGCCAATTTTATGAGGAAATATAGAGGTCCAATCTTCACTCAGCATTTGTATCCAGCTGCAAGGTCCTACACAGAAGATCAATTCAAATGGCACCTGAAGAAGATACATGAAGCATTTCCAGATGCTATAGCATGGCTTGAAAATAACCATTATAGAATTTGGTATAGAAGTGGGTTTTCAGAGCTCTGTAAGTGTGATTACTTAACCAACAATATATCAGAGAGTTTCAACAAGCAAATTAAGCACCTCAGGGGGCTCTTGGTTCATGAGCTAGTAGATGAACTTAGAGAGTTGATCATGGAAAAAATGGCATTTAGGAGGGAAATTGGAAGGAAGATGGATGATGGCATCTTACCTTCTGTAATTATGGACCTCAACAAAGCCACCAAGAACTTGAGAGTTGTCAAGTGTGCTAAGAGTGATGATGACTTTGCAGAGGTCACACTTGTTGACAGTGACAACATTACTAGGAGACACACAGTTGACTTACAAAATCATAAGTGCTCTTGCAGGCAATGGCAAGTTACTGGGAAGCCATGCAACCATGCCCTGGCTTGGATTTGTGCCAATAGAGGGAAAATTGCAGACTATGTTCACGAGTACTACTCAGTCAACAAGTTTAGAGCAGCATATGCTGGAATGGTGCCACCTATGCGAGACAAGACACTATTACCTATGGTTGACCTTGGATACAAATTGTACCCACCCAAGCAGAAGAGGGCGGCTGGGAGACCTAAAGTGACTAGAATAAGAGGTTTCCTTGAACCTGGAAGGAAAACTGTTAGGTGCAAGAGGTGTGGAGGGCTAGGCCACTTTCAGAAGACATGCAAAATGGCTGAAGCAAGTGATGAAGACACCTCTGATGCTACACCACAACCAAAGAG GAAGCGCACAAGTGATGAAGGTCAGACATCAAAGAAGCGAAAGAACAGCAACGAACAGAAGGGTGCttcaaagaagaagaagaagactgcTCCAAAGAAGAAGGCTAGCAACAAGGAAAATAATACTCCTGCAAAGAAGAAGACGACtccaaagaagaagagaaaaacTCCCAAGAAAAAGAAGGCTCTAGCTGAATCAAGTGCACCTCCTCCAAAAGTGATAAAGAAGCTTTTGGATTATCTCAAAGATTTAAGTCTTCCTTCTGAATGA
- the LOC112902874 gene encoding scarecrow-like protein 9 — MDAAFHTATFTLPLPFLADIHQLCSALFPAMAAAPEEFLFVHPEPPSPSVFLDLPPTPRRDDPAAFDDMALPYIARLLMDEEAAGEDSFFYQYPDHPALLQAQLPFAQILSENTASPSVSADTEARRGSSDSDHSPTLGSPAADHATDMVTSAFLKGMEEATKFLPTNYALLLNHNSVDEAVNGGHARGRKNNRHAAGYEYDDADPEQKARRATKLVAPEPDEDGARQMFDDMMLRERDICMKGAQQRLTVDANHKAPRRRRRRGGTSTDDAVDLHALLLRCAQAVATDDRRCAHDLLAQVRRHSSSTGDAAQRLAHCFAEGLEARLAGTGSRLYHSLMVRPTSVVDFLKAYQLFMAACCCKKVAFTFSNKTIFDAVAGRRRLHIVDYGINYGFQWPGLLRGLAAMQGGPPEVRITGIDLPQPGFRPAYQIEETGRRLTNCARELGVPFKFRGIAAKRETISPEDLDIDPAEVLVVSSLCHFRHLMDESVVLGRPSPRDQVLGNIRRMRPDVFIHGVINGAYGTTYFPTRFRELLFYTSAQFDLLEATVPRDSQERLLIERDIFGRSAMNVIACEGADRVERPETYKQWQARNQRAGLRQLPLKPQVVKVVLDKVKDNYHKDFVVDEDQSWLLHRWKGRVLYGLSTWVADDATSSR, encoded by the coding sequence ATGGATGCTGCATTCCACACTGCCACCTTCACACTCCCTTTGCCTTTTCTTGCTGACATACAccagctctgctctgctctgttccCGGCCATGGCCGCCGCGCCGGAGGAGTTCCTCTTCGTCCACCCGGAGCCGCCATCCCCCTCCGTCTTCCTCGACCTGCCGCCCACGCCTCGCCGCGACGACCCTGCCGCCTTCGACGACATGGCGCTCCCCTACATCGCCCGCCTCCTCATGGACGAGGAGGCCGCCGGTGAAGACAGCTTCTTCTACCAGTACCCCGACCACCCCGCGCTGCTCCAGGCGCAGCTGCCCTTCGCCCAGATCCTCTCCGAAAACACCGCCTCGCCATCCGTCTCCGCCGACACTGAGGCTCGTCGGGGCAGCTCTGACTCTGACCACTCGCCCACGCTCGGCTCTCCGGCCGCCGACCATGCGACGGACATGGTCACCTCCGCGTTCCTCAAAGGCATGGAGGAGGCCACCAAGTTCCTCCCCACCAACTACGCCCTCCTCCTCAACCACAACAGCGTGGACGAGGCGGTCAACGGCGGCCATGCCAGGGGCCGCAAGAACAACAGGCATGCCGCCGGGTACGAGTACGACGACGCCGACCCGGAGCAGAAGGCGCGCAGGGCCACCAAGCTAGTCGCCCCGGAGCCAGACGAAGACGGTGCCCGCCAGATGTTCGACGACATGATGCTCCGCGAGCGCGACATATGCATGAAGGGCGCGCAGCAGCGCCTCACCGTCGACGCCAACCACaaggcgccgcggcggcgaagGCGCCGCGGCGGCACCTCCACCGACGACGCGGTCGACCTGCACGCGCTGCTGCTCCGCTGCGCGCAGGCCGTGGCCACGGACGACCGCCGCTGCGCGCACGACCTGCTGGCCCAGGTCCGCCGCCACTCCTCTTCCACGGGCGACGCCGCGCAGAGGCTGGCGCACTGCTTCGCCGAGGGCCTGGAGGCGCGCCTCGCCGGCACGGGCAGCCGCCTCTACCACTCGCTCATGGTCAGGCCAACCTCCGTCGTCGACTTCCTCAAGGCCTACCAGCTCTTCATGGCGGCCTGCTGCTGCAAGAAGGTGGCCTTCACCTTCTCCAACAAGACCATCTTCGACGCCGTGGCggggcgccgccgcctgcacATCGTCGATTACGGCATCAACTACGGCTTCCAGTGGCCGGGCTTGCTGCGCGGCCTGGCTGCCATGCAAGGCGGCCCGCCGGAGGTCAGGATCACCGGAATTGACCTGCCCCAACCTGGCTTCCGCCCCGCGTACCAGATCGAGGAGACAGGCCGCCGCCTCACCAACTGTGCTCGTGAGCTCGGCGTGCCGTTCAAGTTCCGTGGGATCGCGGCGAAGAGGGAGACCATCTCTCCTGAGGACCTGGACATCGATCCGGCCGAGGTGCTTGTCGTCAGCAGTCTCTGCCACTTCAGGCACCTGATGGATGAGAGCGTCGTCCTCGGCCGCCCAAGCCCCAGGGATCAGGTCCTGGGGAACATCCGGAGGATGCGGCCGGACGTGTTCATCCATGGCGTCATCAATGGCGCCTACGGCACCACGTACTTCCCGACACGGTTCCGGGAACTGCTGTTCTACACGTCGGCGCAGTTCGACCTGCTGGAGGCGACGGTCCCCCGGGACAGCCAGGAGAGGCTGCTGATCGAGAGGGACATCTTTGGCCGGAGCGCCATGAATGTCATCGCGTGCGAGGGCGCAGACAGGGTGGAGCGCCCCGAGACCTACAAGCAATGGCAGGCGCGGAACCAACGGGCGGGGCTGAGGCAGCTCCCGCTCAAGCCCCAGGTTGTCAAGGTGGTGCTGGACAAGGTCAAGGACAACTACCACAAGGACTTTGTTGTCGACGAGGATCAGTCATGGTTGCTGCACAGGTGGAAGGGGCGTGTGCTCTATGGCTTGTCCACATGGGTTGCAGACGATGCTACCTCCTCCAGATAG